tttaaattccattatcttttcctttaataatgtactgattagtttgataatcctaaAAGTATTCTTGAAATTGGTGCCAAaattcagatggatttgagccgagaaacaaatgttgctacgtacggtactttctgatcatttgattaggaaaacctaaagcaccaatctggtcacatggttcaactacaacgacagaacacacgttttgcgtgaaccttccagtactttactttaaaatatatctcgggacctaaaatcgttgctttcaagagaaataaaggcttcactctctctctctacatttcatctattctcaattgacatatcaccctaggaaatttcattacgaaaagcagagctggctttcttattgtcctttggcaatgggttaaatatttatttcaattctcgctcaacaataggttaaaataaatattaatcttttGGGAGATATaatcatccaatgtttaaattaattaacaaaaacgtttccaattcgatCCATTGCACtttgaaaccatgcttgccacaacttaattacacacaaaaaatttgatcaaaatcggtccagccgtttaaaagacttatggtgacaaacgtccgcacagaagatttttatatattaagattactcAGGCACCACAGTATCAAAATTAGTAAATATTAATATGCATCAATTTGATAATGTTTCTGGATTTTACTAACAAATGGgcattttttttatagcaaaagcACAGCTGCAATTTctccagaaaaaaagaaaaaggaaaaaaaaagacagctttTTAAGAATTTACAgcacaaaaatgaatttatataaaagcttatcttttttatttttttttgtgactttgcAGGATCCTCCACAAAAGGCACAACACATTAGTAATTGTTATAAACAATGAAGTTATTACTTTTCCTGTAAAACAAGTTGTTCTTgattttaaatctttgcaaaatgcttttaacacccaaatttgttttcctggtgctaatacttttcaaaaaaaaaaaaaaaaaaaacctccaataACTGTACCACAAAGATTCTATGGAAGTCAATCTTATTACCCTTTGTTAATTCACTAAAAATATTTGGTTACACATAAAATTTCTGCTTTGTACAGTACTAaccactaaaaaacaaaaaaactaaatgtttaattttttaaaaaaataaaaagaaaactaaatatatttcagGAACAAAAGTGACATAGAACACAAGCTCATTTTATGcttctaattttgaaaatgcagGATTACCACAGAAAATCTCCAGCACCCAATCACTAACTTGTTAACAATGAAGGACGACATATCTTCTTGGACCACTGAGTGCTGTGAGGGAATTATTCTTTGGTTATGAAGATATGCTTTGGTTAGAAATAGGAAGTACATGGCATAACCCTTTGAGATAGAATGATTAGCTTGTTGCATGAACAAAATTCCCTTTGCGTTGAAAACAaatatcctcatacatataatagccaatgatcgagtaatgctcctatGATGTCATCCACAATAAAACTTGTGgaatggcatgataatttgataatatgttttgtaaTGTTTAAACATTGcgacaaagctgaactggatccggtaacttaactgttttactggtaagactgtcatttcaggggaatgaagaaatgaaaaagtggtcaacaatgaacgttatctactggagtttagagttaatccactggagttagggttaaaatttcgactacaaaatatcaccaacacaagcaattgcttcgtttaaatgcagaagcaattttttaCCCCTCATATCTTGTTGAGTGATTTTCtagtttcagttgaaataagaacaTAAAGAATCTATTTTTTAcaattctgaaatatttcttttttgcttataaaTTATGATCTTTGGTTGTGAAACAGGATTCCAAAgctaaatacagtcaactcttgataactcAGACCCTTATAAGTTGAATAttcctgtaaaattttactgGGTCCCAAACACTTGAGAAGGTTGAGGGAACTTTCCACAAATTAAACTACCAATAATTCAAAGGTTTCAACTGAACCTTTGACAAATTTATCAAGATatgaattttgtaatttatttctgaatttttttttaactaactatTCCTAATAAAATAGCATCTCATTTCTCGTTCCAGACGATAGTCGCAAGACAGCATGGAATTTTGTTTGGAAAGAAACCTATTTTGGAAAACAATGGTTAAGCAAGAGAACTGAAGACTTTTTTAACAAGCATGACATCAcaaaaaatttagattaaaagttataaaaatagtctttagGATATTAGTGAATTTTCTGTTCTGTAATCATGCCAAAATCTGGCTAAAAGTTAGGAGTTCTTCaggatatttaaataaataaaaaggaagagTTTTACTGAAGATTATCAATTAAGAGTAATACTGGAAActgaaaacaagaaaataattgctgactgaaaagaaaaaagttttcaagtgGGAGTTATCTAAAAGCAGTTGCTTAATGAAGTGAATAAAGTATAAGGAGGAAACTTTGAACTTCAAATTAGAAGTGATGAATTGGAGAAgattttttgaagcaattttgctttttttatggttaaaaaccAAGCTTTAAATAACAGAATACACAGCATTTGAATTTTGGAAATATGAGTTTAGAGGTTTGATGACAGGGTGTCCACGCAATCTCAAAAGTGAAATTTAGTGCTCTTTTTGGTACTTTTTCgggactaatttaaaaaaaaactttgtaatcaTAAAAAAGAAACCTTCTCAATTTTTGTAAACATTCATTGTACAGCTTTATAAGGATAATTTGCTTGTATTATAATAACTTGATTCTTGTAAAGCTATGCAATAGATatttacaaaaactacaatttctttCTTATGCGACaacaaaggttttaaaaaataaaaaaaaatacaggtgcAAAATTTTTGTGACTCTTTTGAGAATTTCCTGACCTCTGGAAACCTAGGATCGTGTTCAGGTATTGATTTGGTTAAGATTGTTTTTTACCTTTTACAATTAAACTATCAATATTAACTATTCTTGCTTTGCAGAGGATATAAATTCTTTATCATCGGCtttgacttcaatttcaaaactcaAGATGGAATGATTTCGGAAATGCAACAAGCTATGTAGGTCATCTCAGAAGGTTATGAAATACCAGACAACTCAGGAGACCGAGATGAGCATTGGATGTCTTTGCTGGCAGTTGACTTCAACTGCTAAAGGGTCATCTTCGCCTGATAATAAAATTTCAGATTCTGAACAAGACTCTTGATCACTCCTTTCGTAATGGATCTTTACTTTACCATTTATGACTGACTGCTTCCAACGTCCATGCTTCTGCATTAGGAAGTTGTCAACAACCCAAAACATAAAAACCTGGAAATAAGTAATTTCAACTTTTATTATAACTCAATATTAGCCCAAATATATAAGAAACTACAAAATCTGCACAAACATGCATTAGAACTACCACCTTCAAAAGAAATACTTCATAAATTTGACATACATAAAAAGTTAATTCTACATTGTACTTTCTTATTACTTGCAGGTAGTGATTGCAATACTAGtataccgaatactggtattttgagcaattttacaattttgtaataccagtatttgctggggtaaaataccggtattttcggtactAGCTTAAAGTAataagtttcaattaaagaatttttaatttaatttattataaatctacttatattttagaTGTACATTTTTTTCCATCGTACAGTACCAAattcaatctattgatgtaaaaatttggcttcaaaaccACAAACTAATAGAATATCCTTAACCAAAAATATCAGAAAggttgcaaaatgatattgtcattactagatggtgcgatgaatcgcattttcgtacacagtgtttttattttcttcatttctagGATcattcactttcccttttgtaaaatttcatttcgatTGTAATGAAGAAAGCAGTtgtcctatgaacaatttattccaaccctcaattgcagtaatacttaatgatcttttttaattatttgtcttaactgtgctaaattttgacaaaaaatttttcttgttagcataacaaatggtaatttattGTCACCGGTATTGATTGGTGTCCTGTATCTGGCTTTATACATGGCAAGATAAcatttagaattgaaaattttaatataggtaaagcataatcaattgaaacatattttgagATGTTTACGTAGTTATAATTGCCAAGGTAtttgaaaagaaagtaaaaacaaataagataaactaacaagatcaaatttataGTCCAGTTgatcgtaaatttaaaaaaaagggcgcatgaaaagcaaacacaaacatcttttgctcaagagaaaatgatgttaatattagGACAATATCGTCTCTCCGAAAGAAAaaacaactagctataaattaaaaaaaataaataaaaatacacacaacaaaagaaacacacactcacacacaaaaagatttatccaaaaataacatgcaaaagaccaaattatttgaagatgaaggacttctaaaCAATTAGAGGAAATGTATCACGCTTTATTAACAGTACCACCCACCTTCGTGAATTCAGGAAGAGTATTTTCAacaagttgagcactaaaatgagtttcaggcttagagacaattcaaaagatgcatttttgtttaatattattgattttttataagGGCATTTGTTCCctctcattttatatttgttcactaTACGTTtccataaaaaatgcaatttttgtataaaattatgacATGTGACAACGAAACAAtatagtttcaagcatttttgagaaatttcaaatactggtATTCtggtatcacattttaaaaatactgaataccggtattgaatttctggtccggtattgcaatccctacttaCAGGGTATCGCACACAGATTTGGGGGTCAACACAAAGAGCCCTCAGTGTTAGCACACATTGCCGATCCTAATAAGGGGAATATATTTAAAGACTGGTAAGACTCTAACGCCTTTCAAGTTCTGGCTGGGCTAGTGCTTGTATGTTTTTTgtcttaaatttactttttaagaTTTTTGTCTCTTCCGATCAGGAAAGTTTATGCTAAAAAcaatcaaataaatattaatcaaaaatattaacaagcaactttttaaaatatttttaatgtgaatatATTAAAGGTTGAAAATTCgcagaatttaaataataatatatacaTAACAATCAGCGCTCACACTAGGATTTTCAAATTGTTagccagtaaattagccaaatatttaaaatattagccaaatttcaaaagtcttagCTAAACAACTATCAAATGACCAAAGTATaattttagaaagtaaaaatgcaaacaCTTGCTGCTTATGTTTCAAAGACGCAACATAGCATACACTTACACTTAAGAGAAATAAGAATTGTTTGGCAGGTTTTATTTTCTCCAGCAGGATTTATAAcaattttgagggttttttttttcctctgtggaATTTTTAGAGAATTTCCTTTTTGCCAAATTACAGTTTGTTTTGctgaatttatgtttttattgcatTCGGCACAGACGCGAATGTTTAGTGCGGGTCCTGACAATCGTGATTttctaaaagaatttttcaaaaaaataaataaataataaaaaaattttttacattaaataaataaacaatttgaacaTTTCATGAACATCTAGTTATATGAATTGCAGTAGCATACAGACATCACATTTGTTAGCATTGCAGAAATTAGggagatttttctaaattcataccATAAAGGCGACTCCGAAaagcaatcaaaaattaaattttagaaaaaattctctaaagcttagtttttattcaaaaaaaatctaaaacaattaatttgagcttttctcatagatatctattcataaaaaaataatggacaagaTCAGAGACATGACAGTATGGTCGACTTTTTAATTTGGGTGATTTGACGTAGAATAAtctataagtttgaaaaaaaagagagatttttgCCATTTACAGCTcataaaatagaaagaaaaattgcATTGTTTAAACTGATTTTTCGAGACTAACAAATAGCTCCAAACATTGTGAATGCTCACAAATTAACAGTTCGTAAAAATCGAGCATCAACTGGATTTGTTCTATTTTGATGACCATGTAGTGTGTAATAATGTTAACCAAATACATCTATATTTTATATTACTTCATTAACTTACTTACATTTATAATGAAAGGTATAATAAGGACCACAATCGCTACTTCTACTTTAGGATCGGTGATAGGAGACATGATTATTTTTCTCACCTGTAAAATTCCACAATTTAATTGACACAGTAATTGTTACATTCAGaccaatttttagcctactttcccagtaaaagtcagaaaaagaagaaaaaagcatgaaagaaggcttaatgcatcttaaaaatatcgtgaaaaacaaaaaaaaagtcaaaaataaataaaataattaaataaatattgaaaaattaaaaattggaaagtagggtattgagatggggaaaaatgtctgtcggtctgtctgtctgtctgtctgtctgtcccccccctaataacttttgaatgaatagtccgattcgaacaaacttttttttgttcgaaagatctcggcgaggacacctcattcccatatttcactttttgatttgaactattttttgttcaattttgaacagttcaataaaacttaacattagcgcctacggggaaattcaaagcaatgccgaactgtgaggcgaatttgcttcaaacaaactttgtaggaaaaagcttttgataaaaaacttgtatataagatatcattttgatttgaacaattttccgttcaattttgaacagttcaaatcccttaacattagcgcctacggggaaactgaaagtcaatgtagattccgtacttgaaggcggatttacttcaaacaaactttgttggaaatagctcttgacgacctactcccaactccgactccgagaatttagggggacctgacaccgactccgactccttttcccGACAAaaaatcggactccgactccccgacttagactctgacttcgtagctttggcaaacatttatacacggaggagaaatgactgactccgattcttggatattcgactccgactcttttatcccaaaatgagattgactccgactccgctgctgtggttttaactgtgaaataattattgttgatatgatttgtttttattttcacgataaagttttaatttaggtatttagttttcggtgaataaactcaaaaaatatgcgcagacgattttttttttttttgacaatgaaaattatttctttaagttgacattttattgtttttttttattttggtaagtgcattaattcgtttaaaaaattattttcggcaacaggggaaaaagaaacgatttttttttaatatgatgtatttattttaatgaacttattattttttcgttttgaaagctgttaaaaaatttttttaatggaaagaagtgtattagctgctttgtttaaaaggtgctgcttttttatttgttcgtttttttgaagaaaagtaaggaatattttattcctagaaatcagcttaaaatattaaaaaaaaatatgtttgaaaaaatttgccattttagctatttttgagaatattgatcaggtactagaaagtagtatgggtatacgggaaagtaggctcgtctagttctagacggaacttcttgttaaactTCAATAATAAAGATAGATACATTTTTCGATTTTCCCTCTCACTGTTTTCCTTGGATTGTCAACCTTAATTCTTTGTTGCTTCCCTGCACAGATTAAATTATCAAATCCATGAACTTTATCTCAAGCTTACCACTTGGATGGCTCTTAAAATTCAGGCatcttcaaaatttcagaaaagaaattttgtgactTTGTTTTAATGACCCACTTCCTCTTTTAAGAATATCAATTTCTCAACAGAATAGTATGTTTTTCCAGCAGTGCAgtgatatttacaaaattaaaagtttaaaaggtACATAAATTTATGTACATCAACTAGTGAACTACATAAAAGGATAACAATGTCAAAGATCTGTTCAAGGGTTTCctcataaaaatcattaaaaaaaaagatacttaaaAATGGTTGTTTTCTGACttaaaagtatcaactcaaaacaaaaaaagttacaaCAGACAGACacctttaaaaagttaaaacaagcaattaaaataaaagctattagatttttttttttttttttttttgcatcaagtaTATCACTCCCTTATCGTTAACACAGGCTCAAGATTTTAACCTGAATTGGGcagaaaatggaataaaaatcttCATAACTAAACGGGGGTAGATACAGAGTTTtacttttggggaaaaaaatatctatatcttttttattttcataaaaatagaaaatttggtAGTTATATTATAGAGTATTTTTAGCTATAATGACACTATAAAAGAACCTTTATTCAACCAGCCAATAAACATGCCATGACAATGTTTCAACATTGAGCAAACTCCTTTAATTATTGAGTCttaaacacaatttaaaaaacatcaatatttcaCCTCATAGTATAGGATATGATTTCAAAAACTGTATAAGCAATAACTTTTAGGTTAATAGCAGAACATGTAAGAATGAAGTTTGGACATCACTCAGCACAATGGTTTATATCAGTAAAATGtgctaaaattatttattctgaTAGAAATGGACATACAATTTTGAATAATGTAAATTTGCTTCCAtctttcatagttaaaatttcattcatACATTAATGAAACAATAGTGGAGCTCAGACATAATTTAGTTGGAGAAGAAACGAAAGCATTATTGTGTAAAACTATACAAAAGCAATTTCTCACtgatcaaataaatttttaagtaattaatagttttttttttaaaaagtgtgaaaacatTGCAGACACAGCAATGTAATTCCATAAAGAATGTTTGGTACacattttgtgcaataaaatatctgcaaaaataaATCCACATTCTGAAGAATCTGTCACAAAtaagtaaaattgttttatttgatatTTCACAAGAAAGTGGATGGACAAAATAGGCATCTACAAAGACAAATTAACTACCTGATcccaaaactcaaaaaaatatatattatatatatactgtCGGCCCTGCTTAAACGAATACCACTGGTTCCTAGAAATATTGTTCGATTAAGTGGGGAAGTTTTTTCTACCTTTCCTGGTTAACAACTTTTGTCTTAAAACggaataataaatcaatatccaagtaatagaataatttttttttccttcaaaagcattttaaataagctaagtaataaaaaaaaagtataaaaattaagtatatactataataaaaaaagcacgtatgaaaattataaatatttaacttaCAACTTGAGGTATTAAATCTTTGTTTCCACACCTTTATTCAGTTCATATGTTATGGAGAAAGTTCACAATAGTGAGTTCTTTGCTTAAAGTATTTTGAGAACACTTTTCTAACTTCAATTACTGTATTTTAAGTAATTCACTCGATTTCTTATCGTTAGTTATGTTTATATTTccttgtgttttttaatttatcgactgtctgttggtaatggcaacaATAAAAGAAACTAGATAGAATATAGTGGAAATgctttgatggaatatgaatgttaTTTTTCCCGCCTGTTGTTTgacaaaaaatactattttaactttttaggTCAATAATTGCtcttatatttaattcattttaaacgtattcaaaaatttttctcagcaaaatatatgcgaaagctgatcactattatttgATTAAccagggaaattattcgattaagcggggatctctaACATTACACCTAtgggggaaatattcggttctggGAGATTTTATTTGTATCAgcagggtattcgtttatccgttacccgattaagagGGGCTGACAGTATATATAATATGTGTGTACATAATATATACTTaagtttgttttctttcaaagtgtcagcttaaaaacatgttttaagcaTTTCGTTTCATGATATTgagcaaaatcaagtttttttcatTTGCCAATGAAATATAAATCCAATTTTGagattaaaataacatttaatgaacatttttgaaactttaattgaAATTCCAgtgaaaatattgcaatttttggattcatcttttaaacaaaagagcaATTTAAGAAAATTCATGAACAATGATATGAAAACAAATCTGAGGaactaataacaataataatctgtcatgataaaaattgtctgaaaatatttaagCACACATACATTTGCTTTTGctctattataaaataatttataaaacaaattaattaccTGATCCCAAAACTTCAATTGTATAAGAAGGGTAATGAGTATTTTCTCAATAAGCATGAGAGCAATATATACAGCACATTGAGATAACCATGCATAAACATAAGGAGCTTTTCctgaaataaagaaacaaatttgagagcttttattttttgctattcaAAGTAAACAATATGATAAACACAGATATTTTTACAATTCTTTATAAACCAAACAACTTTGTAGAAAATCTTGAATTTTACACTTGGGAAATTCCTACgttctaattgcaaaaatattggcATTCTGTAAGTGACTTGTATAAGACAGTACTTCATCTTTGGACAGTGTTTGATCCCTACTTCATAGCTTTAAAACAAGTAATGAAATAACATTCAATACAACACTGTGCTACCTGATGCAAATGTAACAAAACTCACGGAGCAAGACACAAAGGGGTTACAGTGGCCCTTTTGATAAAGTATTTGAAGCCCTATATCCAGGGGTGATAGTGttctcaagtaaaattttctgaagaaattttctgaaactatgaggaacccccccccccccgcccccctgtaaaactcttcaaatatgcatatttattcaaatcattgataaaaaccaatttaaaagttttttttcttcaaataattttttagttttagaatatgtggcatacttgccaacctttgaagaaaaaaagcagGAGATTTCACAAAACATACATAGATGATTCACCAGTGACATATTTCACATCGATATTATTATATTCTGCTTTTAAATGCTGTGAATATTAAGTTTGATATAAAATAGGAATTCTTCTAACATTTGAGCTAATTAGTACAAATAcaacaaatgtaaaaaatactgcgaatgaaaaatcaaataataaagaATGCATTTGCTTAAAATTTGGTATATTCCCCAATTTCTCTTTAAAAGTAACTAcaaaaatttaactacaaaaatccggggaaaatacagaaaaatatattgaaataaaatgtaaaataagtaggTGTTGTGTAGCACATGCTGaccaactttcaaaataattcaaatattttcaagatgcaaaaaaattgaaatcagctgcaattttcggcaaagcacgtgcttcgttgaacatgcaatgtggaaagtttcaaaaaataaaattttacaaaatgagttattaattggacaAATTAAAAGCAATTCAAGAAGCCAATTCCTCTAGTGCAAAATAAATTCAGCACCAactaaaaaataaagttcgaaaaaagaataaaattcggAAATTGTcagattttccaaaaaaaaaaaattccaatttttgcaGCATACAAATAAAAACAGGGAAAATGGAGTATTGAAGTTGTACTCTTTTCTGGCATTCCTACATATTGTGCTTAGGAAAAAATGGCGCAGGATGGCACATAATGTAGTTTTGTTGCAAGTTGGTGCAGAAAACCAATTTTGGCCTTCTCTAGCCTAATTGTCATAGAATTCCTACTCCTGAGGAAAAATTGGTTTCAGCCCTTATTCTTCTGCACAATATGGAGTTCTACTTTCCCCTGGCATTGATGGATGACTAGAAatgggcgccatctattgagaagaaactgaaactttttgatgattgattgaaaaaaagggagaaaaatggGTTTAAAACGGGAAATCGAcgtaaaaaacgggagtctcccatTAAAAACAGAAGAGTTGGCAAGCATgatgttgtcagcccaaaatttttagaaacagaACTCAAAATGTTATGAACTTCTTATATATGCTAGTTCTATACTATCAATTAGGTTTGAAAAATCtgcttaaaaagataaataaaatataagaaaaaaaaatagatatgtattgcaatttttaaaagctttagaTATCCCAGGTTTACTGTGACTTAATAATAGAGAGAGGCACTCTTTTTCATAATtcatacaaatataaaaaaatacgtAAGAACAtactaaaattttttgcaaatgtcAGAGTTTGAAAGTCACACACACAgagaaaggggggaaaaacatCTTACCATATTCACCAAAAACTAAGTGATCCCACCCTTTTCTTCTTGAGATATGTTGTGTGAGACGAATACCAATGAAAATAATAAGAAGACCAATAGATGAATCTAGCAAGAAACTAACAATGTACCTGAAAAATGGATCGAATTAATTTTACTAATgggaaaaacaaagttattttgaatattttacctGTTACAATGCATACAATTTAAACTGTTTGATGGAGATGAACAACTcaaattattaattcaaaaaaaaaaaaaaaaaaaaaaagaaaga
This window of the Uloborus diversus isolate 005 chromosome 4, Udiv.v.3.1, whole genome shotgun sequence genome carries:
- the LOC129220399 gene encoding store-operated calcium entry regulator STIMATE-like; its protein translation is MDSEPHCTHGALTNSFGWLVQGILACLAFTCLVLKRFCEPRRQRRPWLIWFYDTSKQGMGALVIHFANVFLAEFFQGDPCTWYIVSFLLDSSIGLLIIFIGIRLTQHISRRKGWDHLVFGEYGKAPYVYAWLSQCAVYIALMLIEKILITLLIQLKFWDQVRKIIMSPITDPKVEVAIVVLIIPFIINVFMFWVVDNFLMQKHGRWKQSVINGKVKIHYERSDQESCSESEILLSGEDDPLAVEVNCQQRHPMLISVS